The Setaria italica strain Yugu1 chromosome VIII, Setaria_italica_v2.0, whole genome shotgun sequence genome includes the window ccattctgttgtggagtatggggTATGGTGTGATGCCTTACAATACCTTCtgatctgcaataatcattaaattcacgcgaacaaaattctccaccattatcagtacgaagcaatttcaccttcctttcagtttgcctttcAATCATGACTTTCCAGTCCTTAAAAGCAGCAAAGgtatcatctttctgtttcagaaaataaggccacactcttctagagtaatcatcaataattgtGAGCATGTAACGAGCACCACCAAGCGAGGATTTACGGGAAGGACCCCATAAATCAGCATGAATATAATCAAGAGTACCTTTAGTGGTGTGAACAGAAGTgttgaaacgtacccttttatgcttcccgaaaatacagtgctcacaaaacttcattttactcgaagtgcagccatccagtaGGTTTCTCCTTATCAATTCTGCCATACCATGGTGACTCATATGTCCCAGACGCATATGCCAAAGGTTAGTTTTACTAGGTTCCTCATtagtaacagcagcaacagcggaaTCAGAACCAGGTAAAGTACACCCTCTAAGGACATATAACTTTGCAGAATTGAGATCACCTTTCAAGCAGACAAGATTACCTCTTGATACCTTCAGAACACCATCCAAACCAGAATATTTGTAACCTTTTGCATCAAGCGTGCTTAATGAAATAAGATTTCTGGACATCCCTGGTATGTACCTGACGTTTTTCAGAGTGCGTGTCATGCCATcatgagtcttgatctgaacTGATCCAATCCCCACAATATCACACGGGGTATTATCTCCCATCCGCACAACATCTCCTTTCGGCATAGACTTATAAGAGCTAAACCAATTTCTGTtaatgcaaatatgaaatgaacatgcAGAATCAAGGATCCactcatcatgaccagcaacacaaccggcaaataccaccagactatctccagattcttcatcagacacggcagcagcaacagagaccttaccagccgacttgtttttcttcttctccttattctgtacttttctgcaatcctcaaCATTGTGATTTGTTAGCTTGCAATAAACACATAATTTTTTGTTACCATGCGGCTTGGACTTTGAACGGCCTCTCCTTTCATAGTTTTTTCTTCCATCATCATTGGAGGATCTGTTATCAgttctgcctctcacaagcAAAGCATCGCCTCTGGAGGACGACGTTctgtcattctgcaccatacctttcatcttctcccttgattggagagcctcataaacttcctttaaggttagttcatcacggctCAAGAGTATGGTGTCACGAAAATTTGCATACGAAGTTGGCAAAGAACATAACAATAAAAGACCTAAGTCCTCATCATCATACTTCACCTCCATTGATACTAGATCGGCGACGATCTTCTTGAATTCAGTGATGTGGCTCATCACTaaatcttcttccttcatcttcagggtgaacagcttcatcttcatctgcatcttactggttagatccttggacatacagatcgattccagtttcagccatagttctgcagcagttttttctttcagacactcctgcaaaatatcattatgaagatgcaactgtatTAAGGCGAGCGCCTTCTGATCCTTGCGGATCTCTTCTGGAGTCCACTCGGCCTTTGTCTTCTTCCCGAAGCTATCCAGCGCCTCATCATAATCATGAGTTTGCGCCAGAATCCCCctcatcttgacttgccatagcgagaaccgcgtgtcgtagttcagcagcggtagatcaaacttcatcgacgtcgacatgaaaccaaacagcaaccaaagctctggtaccacttgttaggaacggcgtatggaatatgaagtaaagaatcaaaccacaataggagacacacgatttacgtggaaaaccccttcaatgtgaaagggaaaaaccacgggcaccagccggcaacaatctcactatatcaagagtttagggctacacgcctatggcggcttacaagagaatctgataatctctctctcttctatctCTTCTGTCGTgcgaaaccctagcaagggtgtatgtatatatagtaccgaaaaCCCTAGACAGGGGGTATTGAGCtgtacggactcttggtcccgtacaaggatggaactcctcctcgtccgaccttgagtccttcgtcctggagtcggatgcgcctgggactccgcctcgcccgacctcaagcctggggtcggatgcgcctgaccccttgagggtcgatctccgactcgcccgactcgcccgaccccaaagtccaggggtcgggggacgctccgcctcgcccgaccccgagtgttGGGGTCGGGATATtcaccgcctcgcccgaccctgagtgatAAGGGTCGGGAAAGTCGGCCattatcctggagtgaatttggaacaactccaacacaATTAAAATTTAAAACAACATCAAGAGGAGGTCAAATCATAAGTTTAAGTGCACCATGATGAAGCGCTCTCTCACTAAGATGATCCGAATGGACATATGGATTGTCTAATTTGAAGTTCAGATGTGAAAGTTATGGTGATCACGAGGTGCTCATATAAGCCTAAACCGATTTTGCATGTCGGAACTCCAAATAAGTGGGGGAGAGGGGTGTTCGGTTTTTACTGGACAAGTCTGAAATATGATTTCTACATCGGTTGTAGATCATTTTTGCCAAGGATTTGATTATTATTCATGGGGCTAGACGTCCCCACGCTACAAATATGAAGATTACATCCAGGAGACGTTAAATAATCCCTTATGCTAATGTACAAGGCATAATGCTGTGCTAACGAGGGTACCTTGCAGACATCACCATTTCCTGCTCCAAACTGTATCTTCTGCTTGATTCATCCTCAAATATTTTCCCGCCATCATTCTTGAATTCAGCTATTACCATATCATCTTTCATATACTTCTTAGAACCCGAAATCCCCTCTAGTGTATGTTCTACCAGTCGCATAGTTGGCCTTTCATCACCTCTAAAATTTACACAAGATGCTGCAAGTGTAGCAACTTCATGGACTTCCTTGCCTGCTTCCTCTATAACTTGTGGGTCTATTATCTGGACAAGATCTCCCACAGCAAGTAGGTTGACAAAATGGCTAACAAGGCCATCACCTTCAGAGGACAAATATGAAAATGGTTTCTTCCTAGTGAGTAGCTCCATGAGAATTACACCAAAGCTATAGACATCACTTTTGTCTGTGACACGGCCGGTGTAACAGCACATAGGGTCCATGTATCCTCTTGTCCCTTGAATTCTTGTTGTTAACCCTGTTTTATCCATTGGAATGTACCTTGAAGTTCCAAAGTCTGATATCTTCGATGTCAATGTATCGTCAAGAAGTATATTAGTGGACTTGATGTCTCTATGTATTATTGGGATAGAGACTGACGAGTGAAGGTAGGCAAGGGAAGTGGCTATTTCAGTTGCGATCCTTAACCTGTTGCGCCATGATAGCGACCTTGGTCCTTCAACATGGAGATGGTGATAAAGGGTTCCATTAGAAATAAACTCATAAACCAACAATGGAACCTCGGTCTCCAAGCAACATCCAAAGAGTTTGACAATATTCTTGTGGTTGATTTGTGACAGGATTGCTACCTCATTTATGAACTCATCTATTTCTTTCTGGACCGTAATCTTTGATTTCTTGATGGCTACGACATGCAGGTCTGATAAGATTCCTTTGTACACAGTACCATGCCCTCCACCACCAAGCTCACGAGCTTTGTCAAAGTTGTTTGTCGCCTTTGCAAGCTCATCTATTGGTATGATCATCCTTTCTGCGATGTCTGCCTTTTGCGACATCAACTGCTGCAACAATTGTCCACGGTTTTGCTTGAAACACTTTTGTTTTAATACTTTCATCCTGTGCTGTTCAATCTTGCGGGGTACTAGCATTGTTCCCAGCACCAAAAGCAGGAGCACCGGGCCACTGGCAGCTGACaaaccaattttatttttcttgatgAACTTGGACAAAATAACGGATGAACTGACGCAGCCGTGGGGCTTGTTGGCGTTGCCAAATGTTCCTAGCTTGCACCTGCACTTGAATTTCCCTGGCAAGTTCTTGCAGTGGCCGAAGCACCTGTTTGGTATTTTGCACTCGTCGACATCTGTGGCCATTAGGCGACATGAAAATCAATAAACAACAATATAATTGACCGCTGCATATGTATCGGAGtgaatatatatgtatatgtatatgagtATACTCGAGTAAATTAGAATCAGTAGTGACCTTTGCATCCGTCGGTAATGTAAGGGTTGCCCTGGTAGCCCTTGTGGCAGTAACACGTATAGCCTCCATTCTCTTGCCGGCAGCTGCTGTGCTCGCTCCTGCAAAGGCGGCTGGCCACGTCCCCGGGGCACTGCCCCGATGAGTTGCCGGCAGGCGCTGGGAAACCTTGCTTAACCGCCCACTGTAAAACAAGGGGAGATGAGAAGTAACGGGGTATCCAAGTGTTCAGAGTAACCGTCCTGTTTAAGATCGTGTCCCACCACTGGGCGGTCAACCCCTCCTCTGAGACGACCGCCAATGGCATGTCGTTGTGTAGGCCTGTATTCACGAGCCCTCTGAACTCCATTTTCTTGGGCGTGCTGCCCGCCAAGATTGACGCATGGCAgcagccgtcgccgccggagcagtTCCGATATTCTTCGAACGGGCCAGAGCTGAAGCTGGAGACGCAGCCGGTGATGTTGCTGTTGGCGCCGCTGCCATTTCTGTACGTGTTCCCGTACAGGGTGGCCTGCACGCCATTCCCAAAGACGACGTACTCGTTCCTGGCAGACAGCATATAGGACTCGCCGATCTCCGGGAGCTGAAAGCTAACAGCACGCGTGACTCGTCCGTCAATGAGGGAGGAGCTCGAGGTGACGTCGAAGGCGTCGATGCGGGTGTGATGGATGACGCGCACCGTGGAGTCAGACAAGGAGATGCCAGCAACCTGGAGGGTGCCGTTGCCATCGAGGAGCAGCCGTGGAGGGCTGTGGCTGGTGTCGCAGGTGAGGTTGAATCCCGGCTTGTAGCAGTGGGAGGGCCCGAAGCCGAAGGGGTACGGCACGCGAACGTCGCCACAGGTGGCGTTGCAGTTGTTGGGCAGCGCTATGGGCGCTGGAGCCACCGTAGGCAATGGTGTATCTGCTGAAAATGTATACATCAAATTACTGCTCCTATGGCAGCAACAAGTGCCATAACCCACAAGCCAGGTGTGTATGTACTGACCTGTAGTGGAGTTGATCTTGAAACAGCCACCTTTGACGCCGGGGTTGCCATGAGTTCCATGCGGGCATCGGCAGTACATTTTGCCAATCGTGTTGATACATTCACCGAAGCACCCATTCTTTTCACTTGACAACTTGCACTCGTTTATATCTGCAGCCATGAAACGCACAAATGCTTGAATAGAACGACCCTTTATTATCCTTGAATGGTTCCAACCCTCAACCTCATATAGTTTCTATGTCATTTAACAGGGTAACATGTCACAATATTATAAAGTGACAATATACAGAGAGGAgaaagatactccctccgttcttaaatatatgatgccGTTGACTTTTTACTCCAATTTTAACCATcaatatctattgaacgagttagttaactaaagtaaaatgtgtatcattatgtctattgtcaaatgtactttaTATTTAACTTGTAAGTTTatttatttgcaaaaatatttgtagaaaatatgaaatagccaaacaaatgaaaaactCAATGGCATTaagaaacggagggagtagaaggaCACCATTTCTTTATTGATAATTGGGTCAAGGTCAACAGACCTTTGTTTCCTACTTTCTTTTGCGGGAACCCACATCAGGCAGCCCGAAGACCTTATTCGCCGCCACGCCCTGGACCTTAGTCGCGCCACCAGGACCTCGCCCCGACCTCCCTGCACCGCCCGCGTGTGgtcccctccgcgccgccgtccatACATGCACACCTGGCACCGCCCCTATATGCATGCTCCAGAGACTCGATGAGGCGATATCGAGCTTTTGGAGGCGTGGAGGCCCTCAACCACAGTGTGAGCCGCCGTCCGAGTGCGCTCCAGAACTGCCCACCGTGCAAGCTCCAAAGCCTCAATGTCGAGCTTGGAGGTCCGAAGGTCTGGGCGCAGAGCCCCTGGTCCGCAAACTCGGCACCACAGAGCTTGCCGGTGAGGAAGCAGCTACTACGACGGTGAGCACAGAGAATCCAAACCGCACCGCACCGTGGGACGCCCCACCGACCGCAGCCTCCCCTCTTGCCGTCCCTCCAAAGCTATCCTCCTACGCCTCAGCCGCCAGGCGCCAGCAGCACTGCCTCCTTGGTTCTGAGCGCCTCGACCTCGCCACCGCCATGCCTTCGTCGCAGCAAGCTCCCCACCGCTGCCGATCATGCGTGCTCCGACCACTGTGCCCTTTCTGCTAGAACTTCCCTTTAGTAGTTTCAGAAGGCGGAGTGAATCCGGAAATATTTGCTTCAGTTCGCATTGTTCTCTACAACTCGTCGATTAGTATTAAGCAATTGGAAGTTCGGAGTCTAGGGCTAGCGGAGGCGTTGCCCTTCTTGTTGCGACATATCCGGTTTCTTCTAAGGTTTCATGAATTGCCAGCTTCAAGACAACGTTATAGAACAATCTACACAATATAtaaatagtactccctccgttccaaattataggtcgttttggcttttctagatacatagatattattatacatctagacatagggtatatctaagtgcataacaaagtttatgaatctaataaagtcaaaacgacctataatttaggacggagggagtataagctAGCCATTGGGTCCACCGCACGCTCTCCCCGTTGCTGTCATTCGTTGCTACTGCCCCGCCAGCCGGCTTGCCGTGTCCTATGCGGATCCCCTTGGCCGTCGGCTCACCATTGCCATGACCGTGCAGAGCGCTCCAGCGCAAGAGAGGATACGGGAGAGCGCGAGAGAGAAAATGAGCTAGTGGACAGAGAATAGAGAGAGGATGTTGACAATTTATTATGGATCAATCTAAATAAACTAGGCGTTGGAAGATacattttctaattaaaatgtTTTACTGATGTGGCTGTATAGACAGTGCTCATGGTCACCATAGGTTTGGAACCGCCTTAAGACGTCCTAGCCTCCTAggtaaactctagcctatcttACTATGAATAGATTGAAAGCCTTGCCGTTGCTGCTTGATATCTAGGTACCGAAAATGGTACCTCATGTAGAAAAATATGGTAAAAAGCCTCCAATAAGATAATGTAAGGAAAACTAGTAGTGTGCTAACCGAGCTTGGAGCTTGTGTTTATATCT containing:
- the LOC101766879 gene encoding wall-associated receptor kinase 2, whose amino-acid sequence is MAPTSAAVLFPAAVAALMAMALQLSAAAPPPRAPIGQPGCKTTCGNVRVPYPFGFGPSRCYWPGLNLTCDTSSQPPRLLLGDGTLRVTDISLFGLHDSTVRVVRFGSVINATGAGFWSAPFGRGFTEHGYLLSWGNELVVFGCNVVATLLADGIGVETTNTPGRIGGCASLCAKVISGGEFIINTADAKYGPIGDCSAGTAGCCRSPVTMPAPPRQVQAMRLNSRSDTVEEKQLPVNVFVAEEGWVGQLRNKSLRTDEVSEVPFVLKWSVTRGLPPGPELDDGGECADEVRRILCKSRHSSCWNAMPGPGYTCQCEDGYDGNPYLAGAGGCQDINECKLSSEKNGCFGECINTIGKMYCRCPHGTHGNPGVKGGCFKINSTTDTPLPTVAPAPIALPNNCNATCGDVRVPYPFGFGPSHCYKPGFNLTCDTSHSPPRLLLDGNGTLQVAGISLSDSTVRVIHHTRIDAFDVTSSSSLIDGRVTRAVSFQLPEIGESYMLSARNEYVVFGNGVQATLYGNTYRNGSGANSNITGCVSSFSSGPFEEYRNCSGGDGCCHASILAGSTPKKMEFRGLVNTGLHNDMPLAVVSEEGLTAQWWDTILNRTVTLNTWIPRYFSSPLVLQWAVKQGFPAPAGNSSGQCPGDVASRLCRSEHSSCRQENGGYTCYCHKGYQGNPYITDGCKDVDECKIPNRCFGHCKNLPGKFKCRCKLGTFGNANKPHGCVSSSVILSKFIKKNKIGLSAASGPVLLLLVLGTMLVPRKIEQHRMKVLKQKCFKQNRGQLLQQLMSQKADIAERMIIPIDELAKATNNFDKARELGGGGHGTVYKGILSDLHVVAIKKSKITVQKEIDEFINEVAILSQINHKNIVKLFGCCLETEVPLLVYEFISNGTLYHHLHVEGPRSLSWRNRLRIATEIATSLAYLHSSVSIPIIHRDIKSTNILLDDTLTSKISDFGTSRYIPMDKTGLTTRIQGTRGYMDPMCCYTGRVTDKSDVYSFGVILMELLTRKKPFSYLSSEGDGLVSHFVNLLAVGDLVQIIDPQVIEEAGKEVHEVATLAASCVNFRGDERPTMRLVEHTLEGISGSKKYMKDDMVIAEFKNDGGKIFEDESSRRYSLEQEMVMSARYPR